The nucleotide sequence CAATATCCCATTTTTTATCCCAATTACGCAGAGCTGTGTTcgatgcagcagcggcgacgcATTGACACGGAATTCAATGGACCAATTTCCGCAGCGAGGTATTACCGGGAGTTTGTTGCGGCCACGACGTGTTCCGTAATTTTATCAAACACGCGCCGATAGATTATACGCGTTATATTGAGCGTACACAGGAGGGACGACGACGCAATAGCTTTCAGCGCAGCGGCTGTCGCAATAATAGCTCGATTTGAATATTACATGCGTATCCCGCTCAATAGGGAAAATTACGGGTTCATTCTCTCGATGCCTCTCTGTTTTATTAGGCTTGATTTCTAAAGGCGAATAGAGCCGCGGATGTGAATCATCGTCATCCTGACGAGTGTTCGGAATGTATTCTCTGATCGATTCGTTCGATGAGCATACGAGATTTTAAATTGAACGTATATAGCTTTAAAGCTCGTTGAAAAAGAGCCGCGTGTACAGCTCCCAAGAGGCTCGTTCGCGAATCTTCCGATCTCTCTATGCATCGACTCGCGTCTTATCCACCAACGCACGGATTTATCCGTAAAATAGCTTTATATAATTCACGAGACACGATAGAGGACGATTTACAAAAACACTGTTCACAGGCTCACTATAGTAAGTCTAAAATCTACGTTTGCGTGTACACGCGTCTCTAAACCTCAAGGTCCAGGCCGAGCCCGACCTTGTGTTGACCCGAGGCAGGCTGGGCCAAGTCGAGATTCATCGCGAGCGTGACTTTGGCCTCTTCGTTCAGTGGCATCTGCAAGCTCGTGCCCAGCTGAAGATTCTTGTCGAGTTTCAATCGCAGCTTGCTCTGCTCGTTGAGCTTGTAAGCGAGACCAGCGCCGAGGTACCAGGGCCTCGACTCGTCGCCGAGGCCCAGCTTTGCGTCCACCGCTACGTCCAGCTTGTCGCTCACTATAGAAAGTAAACGCGCGATCACTTAAATGTTTAATCAACGTCTCTTAGCGCTAACTCGATATCCGGAAACCGAAACTTTCCCCAACGGCAAAATAATCAAGGAATCCGAGCAACAGAGCCGTCGACCTCTGCGCCCCATTAAAATCCCTTGGCAACCGGTGCACTTAACGAGgaaaatttttccaataaaatcctaaagttatatatatatatataacacgtACCACTGTAGAAGCCGGATAGTCCTAGCTCCTTGGGAATCCTCAAGCATCGCAAGTGCAGCGCCGCCGAGTTTCCGATCTCGCATCCGAGGGCCAGATCATTCTTGCTGAGCCTCGAGCCGTTGGGTTTGAACTCGGCCTGATAGCCAAGCAGCAACTTTCCCAACTTCAGCACGGCCGAGCCGTGCAGCACCGCGTCTCCGTCCAAGTCTTTCGCtgcacacacacgtgtgtatatatatatatatatatatatatatatatatatatacagaacTCCAGCTTCATTTCGTTCCCCCCGCTTTTTGTCTGTACTTTTTATATATCGAGTTTCGCTGTGTACCACCGCGTCCGACTTTCCGAGAGGTACGTATAGGGGAGGGAAAAAGTTTGTTGCTGCAACGGTTATCGAACGAGGATATTGCATAGTTGTCGACGAGATCCTATACagcctttttttctcccctcGTCGTAGCAAAGTTCGTTAGACGTATACAGAGAGTTTCTAAtcgattcaaatttcccgcgcgaAAGCTCACTTATCGATCCGTCCGCGTGTAACAAAGAGTTGTGGAATTTTCCGCGGACTCGACAGGTCTGAAAATTGTCGGCCAAGTTGAACGTGTATCCGGCGTCGAGGTCCACGTTCTCCGAGAGGAAGCCGTTGAGTTTGTACTCGCCGGTGAGAAGACTGGGTCTGGAGAGCTTTCCACTGAACTGGCCGTAGCCGTTGGTGCTGTACTTGCCGAGGAACGAGCCGGTCAGCTGCGAAAAATCAGATTTCATTTTTCTGCATCGTGTATATAAGCGGATAGGTACTGATCTGGCGGGGCTTCGAGTCCCATTCGGTTTCCGCGCGCGGGCGAGTGAAAAATCAACCTCGAGTTTCATTCGAATAATTCGAATATAGTCGTTCGTCGAGAAATATATGCTAATCGATATTTCGTACACGCCCACGTGAGTGTTCATTTCTTTTTCGTTTAGAATAAATGCGCACCCGTGCAAAGTTTAACTTTAAACGGCACTTGATCAATTTCACAACCGCCGCAGTAGAGAAAAGCTCAAAGAAACGAGTTAAACAAACGTAGAGTCACGTACGACACAACGACGTCTCTAATTTCTCGCTGCCCTAATCTCCTGACCCCAGCACGCGCGCTTGTGTGTGAATCCCCCGCAATTACAGAGGTTTCGTAAACAAGCATCACAGACGCGGCCACGACGCAAGGccatcacacacacacacacaaacacgcgtgaaggtataaaaataaacacacaACGGGGGGGGGGTGTTGCGGAGAGTGAGCGAGACAGAGGGGtaggagaaaagaaaaattttcatcgTCACCTCGGACTTCCTGAGATCAAAAGCGACGTCCGCCTCGACGCCGAGCTTGGCGCTGAGCTTGAGCTTGGCCAAGTCGTAAGCGTAACCCTCGCGAAAGACGT is from Nasonia vitripennis strain AsymCx chromosome 1, Nvit_psr_1.1, whole genome shotgun sequence and encodes:
- the LOC100122593 gene encoding voltage-dependent anion-selective channel-like, translating into MSVPDYGELGKSARDVFREGYAYDLAKLKLSAKLGVEADVAFDLRKSELTGSFLGKYSTNGYGQFSGKLSRPSLLTGEYKLNGFLSENVDLDAGYTFNLADNFQTCRVRGKFHNSLLHADGSITKDLDGDAVLHGSAVLKLGKLLLGYQAEFKPNGSRLSKNDLALGCEIGNSAALHLRCLRIPKELGLSGFYSVSDKLDVAVDAKLGLGDESRPWYLGAGLAYKLNEQSKLRLKLDKNLQLGTSLQMPLNEEAKVTLAMNLDLAQPASGQHKVGLGLDLEV